A single region of the Chionomys nivalis chromosome 5, mChiNiv1.1, whole genome shotgun sequence genome encodes:
- the Garin4 gene encoding Golgi-associated RAB2 interactor protein 4, producing the protein MTTKPESLLPYYTAQSGSGVGMFNTAMGKLQRQLYKGEYDIFKYAPIFESDFIQITKRGEVIDVHNRVRMVTVGIACTSPILPLPDVMLLARPAPGCEDFPGRGQTIKGKNRKAGKALELTRLLPLRFVRLSVHNQEKQQLRLKFATGRSCYLQLCPPLEGRDDLFTYWEKLIYLLRPPVESNSSTYAIPAEDMVCIPLLDEEDKPNAAVAECQGKGDPDQVSIRSLPMVTDVTGVSSAAFAGGEGLRHNSRKPTTVQGVSIPKTKSKDLAKESATGAAAATAGGLAGALSLAATRSVDSGQINAAIAGGAIMGARGSKSHLSITSAGKMSPESMKVALAGTASRSLEYISSASTSISRKESMAMAIARIEPTSKSVGETAADSDTAAFPSTLPRESQKTEQTAQPKAPEGNTEANKERRERRERRAKDRAGSRSSHHHRTGEGRRKTTGDKGVRKSASRRSARDEKKEKGTLRGSKRNRSHKGVSHVPITKESRSSHKSGRTLSSTSSVSTSKRLGRISLFLRNIRANLAAKALASQRDQDVNIVAKTLETTNVEAIMETESGQALDIIGSVTSEVMETVIFEAS; encoded by the coding sequence ATGACCACGAAACCTGAGTCTCTGTTACCATATTACACAGCCCAGAGCGGCTCCGGCGTCGGCATGTTCAACACTGCCATGGGGAAACTACAACGGCAGCTGTACAAAGGAGAGTATGATATATTCAAGTATGCACCGATATTCGAGAGTGACTTCATCCAGATCACCAAACGGGGAGAAGTGATTGACGTTCACAACCGTGTCCGAATGGTGACCGTGGGCATCGCGTGTACCAGCCCCATCCTTCCACTCCCTGACGTCATGCTACTGGCCCGACCAGCCCCGGGCTGTGAAGACTTTCCTGGACGTGGCCAAACCATCAAGGGCAAAAATCGCAAGGCTGGGAAGGCCTTGGAGCTAACCAGGCTCCTTCCTTTGAGGTTCGTAAGGCTCTCTGTTCACAACCAAGAGAAACAACAGCTACGCCTCAAGTTTGCCACTGGCCGTTCTTGCTACCTGCAGTTGTGCCCCCCTCTCGAGGGACGGGACGACCTCTTTACCTATTGGGAAAAATTGATCTACCTCCTGAGACCACCTGTGGAGAGTAACAGCAGCACTTATGCCATCCCAGCAGAGGACATGGTGTGCATACCTCTGCTGGATGAGGAAGACAAGCCAAATGCAGCAGTGGCAGAGTGCCAAGGAAAAGGAGACCCAGACCAGGTCAGCATCAGAAGCCTCCCCATGGTCACAGATGTGACTGGGGTCAGCTCGGCTGCTTTTGCTGGTGGCGAGGGACTCCGTCACAACTCCCGCAAACCCACCACTGTGCAGGGTGTATCCAtccccaaaacaaaatcaaaagaccTTGCCAAAGAGTCAGCTACAGgggcagcagcagccacagcggGTGGCCTAGCAGGCGCTTTGAGCTTGGCAGCAACCAGGTCTGTAGACTCTGGGCAGATAAACGCAGCCATAGCAGGGGGTGCTATCATGGGGGCAAGAGGAAGCAAAAGCCATTTGTCCATCACAAGCGCTGGCAAGATGTCCCCAGAAAGCATGAAGGTTGCCTTGGCAGGGACGGCCAGCAGATCCCTGGAGTATATTTCCAGTGCTTCCACCAGCATCTCCCGAAAAGAGAGCATGGCTATGGCAATTGCAAGAATAGAACCTACTAGCAAGTCTGTTGGAGAGACAGCAGCTGATTCAGACACAGCAGCTTTTCCCTCTACCTTGCCAAGAGAAAGCCAGAAAACTGAACAGACTGCACAGCCGAAAGCCCCTGAGGGTAACACTGAAGCcaataaagaaaggagagaaagacggGAGCGGAGAGCAAAGGACAGGGCTGGTAGCAGGAGCTCCCATCACCACAGGACAGGAGAAGGTCGCCGCAAGACAACAGGGGACAAGGGGGTTCGGAAATCAGCCAGCCGCAGATCCGCTCGCgatgagaagaaggaaaaaggcaCCCTCAGGGGAAGCAAGCGAAACAGGTCGCACAAAGGGGTCAGCCATGTCCCCATCACGAAGGAGTCCCGGAGCTCCCACAAATCAGGCAGGACCCTCTCCAGCACCAGCTCTGTGTCTACAAGCAAGAGGCTTGGCAGAATCAGCTTGTTCCTGAGGAACATCAGAGCCAACCTGGCTGCAAAAGCCCTGGCGTCACAGCGTGACCAGGATGTGAACATCGTGGCCAAGACCCTGGAGACCACCAACGTGGAGGCCATCATGGAGACAGAGAGTGGTCAGGCCCTGGACATCATTGGTTCTGTGACATCCGAGGTCATGGAGACAGTGATCTTTGAGGCTTCTTAA
- the Atf3 gene encoding cyclic AMP-dependent transcription factor ATF-3 gives MMLQHPGQVSASEVSASAIVPCLSPPGSLVFEDFANLTPFVKEELRFAIQNKHLCHRMSSALESVTINNRPLELAVTKAEVAPEEDERKRRRRERNKIAAAKCRNKKKEKTECLQKESEKLESVNAELKAQIEELKNEKQHLIYMLNLHRPTCIVRAQNGRTPEDERNLFIQQIKEGTLQS, from the exons ATGATGCTTCAACATCCAGGCCAGGTCTCTGCCTCAGAAGTCAGTGCATCCGCCATTGtaccctgcctctcacctcctgGGTCGCTGGTATTTGAGGATTTTGCTAACCTGACACCCTTTGTCAAGGAAGAGCTGAGGTTTGCCATCCAGAATAAGCACCTCTGCCACCGGATGTCCTCTGCGCTGGAATCTGTGACCATCAACAACAGacccctggagcttgctgtcaCCAAAGCTGAG GTGGCCCCTGAAGAAGATGAGCGGAAAAGGAGGCGGCGGGAAAGAAATAAGATTGCAGCTGCCAAGTGTcgaaacaagaaaaaagagaagacgGAGTGCCTGCAGAAA GAGTCAGAGAAACTGGAGAGTGTCAACGCCGAGCTGAAGGCCCAGATTGAGGAGCTGAAAAATGAGAAACAGCACTTGATATACATGCTCAACCTGCATCGGCCCACGTGTATTGTCCGGGCTCAGAATGGGCGGACTCCGGAAGACGAGAGGAACCTCTTTATCCAGCAGATAAAAGAAGGGACATTGCAGAGCTAA